One stretch of Paenibacillus sp. FSL R5-0341 DNA includes these proteins:
- a CDS encoding DUF4825 domain-containing protein: protein MRIRNIWIITLVVLGSIGLVIVEGFINPKIEAKQARYEGEQQNPLTHDFAALAKYRSPYMGDNSNLSHLNQALPLRERLNGYQLYPETFTAQVNYSLDTREMDAEELERILVYNAVANFVMIDNLEQVVYQLENTSYTLRRESTQQWTGTELKKLQNPELWNSTVRENLVEPAQVKDAFSQIVDN, encoded by the coding sequence ATGAGAATTAGAAACATATGGATCATAACACTTGTTGTGTTGGGCAGCATTGGCTTAGTGATTGTTGAAGGCTTCATTAACCCGAAGATCGAGGCGAAGCAGGCTCGGTACGAGGGAGAGCAGCAGAATCCGCTGACACATGATTTTGCCGCTTTAGCCAAATATCGCAGTCCCTACATGGGTGATAATTCAAACCTGAGTCATCTGAATCAGGCTTTACCTTTACGTGAAAGATTGAATGGTTACCAACTGTACCCGGAGACGTTCACGGCTCAAGTGAATTATAGCTTGGATACGCGTGAGATGGATGCAGAGGAACTTGAGCGGATACTCGTATATAATGCGGTTGCGAACTTTGTTATGATAGATAATCTGGAGCAGGTCGTCTACCAGTTAGAGAACACCAGCTATACCTTACGTCGTGAATCCACCCAACAATGGACAGGTACGGAATTAAAGAAGCTTCAGAACCCGGAATTATGGAATTCGACTGTACGCGAGAATCTGGTCGAACCGGCACAAGTGAAAGATGCTTTTTCACAGATTGTTGACAATTAA
- a CDS encoding amino acid ABC transporter substrate-binding protein gives MRKKAILLLFISICVLIVAGCSSSASKDDNTIVVGIDDKFAPMGFRDEQNEIVGFDIDYARAAAEKMGKEITFQPIDWSSKESELNSGRIDMIWNGYTITDERKEKVLFTKPYLENSQVAITLADSPITKLDELDGKNVGLQALSSAADALAASPLKDKVKASEFKDNVLALTDLKTKRLDAVIIDEVVARYYMSKEEGTFKLMDESLAPEQYGIGIKKGNEELLNQLQKALDELNADGTAAKISTQWLGEDKVLK, from the coding sequence ATGAGAAAAAAAGCGATTCTACTATTATTCATCAGTATATGTGTGTTGATTGTGGCTGGTTGTTCCAGTTCCGCAAGCAAAGACGATAACACGATTGTTGTAGGAATTGACGATAAGTTTGCTCCAATGGGTTTCCGGGACGAGCAGAATGAAATTGTTGGTTTTGATATTGATTACGCAAGAGCTGCAGCGGAGAAAATGGGTAAAGAAATCACATTCCAGCCAATCGACTGGTCTTCCAAAGAGTCAGAGCTGAACAGTGGCCGGATCGACATGATCTGGAACGGGTACACCATTACGGATGAGCGCAAAGAAAAAGTGCTCTTCACGAAGCCGTATCTGGAAAATAGTCAGGTAGCCATTACCTTGGCAGACTCGCCAATTACGAAGCTGGATGAACTCGATGGCAAAAATGTAGGATTGCAGGCATTGTCCTCAGCGGCAGATGCACTGGCAGCAAGTCCTCTGAAGGATAAAGTGAAAGCTTCCGAATTCAAGGATAACGTGCTTGCGCTGACGGACTTGAAGACGAAGCGTCTGGACGCGGTCATCATCGATGAAGTGGTAGCGAGATACTACATGTCCAAAGAAGAGGGAACATTCAAACTGATGGATGAATCTCTTGCACCGGAACAATATGGCATTGGTATCAAAAAAGGCAATGAAGAGCTTCTGAATCAGCTGCAAAAAGCGCTGGATGAGTTGAATGCGGACGGAACAGCGGCTAAAATCTCCACGCAATGGCTGGGTGAAGATAAGGTTCTGAAATAG
- a CDS encoding amino acid ABC transporter permease: protein MSWDYILTILKPMLEGAQTTIIMFLVAIVLSVPLGFAVTLAMRSQFKPLVWIAHTYVYVMRGTPLLLQVFFFCFGLPLLPVIGEHLVFDRFVAAAIAFILNYAAYFAEIFRGGLLSIDKGQHEAAKVLGLTKWQTMTKVIIPQMIRVVLPATANESITLVKDTALLYAVAVPELLSYAQGIVNRDAKLFPFFLAAIMYLLITLVLTLLFKALEKRFSYE, encoded by the coding sequence ATGAGTTGGGATTATATATTGACCATTTTAAAACCTATGCTAGAGGGTGCGCAGACAACGATCATTATGTTTTTGGTAGCCATTGTATTGTCCGTCCCACTAGGATTTGCCGTAACACTCGCCATGAGAAGCCAGTTTAAGCCACTGGTATGGATTGCACACACATACGTCTATGTGATGCGGGGAACACCATTACTTCTGCAGGTGTTTTTCTTCTGCTTTGGTCTTCCTTTGCTTCCGGTAATTGGTGAGCATTTGGTATTTGATCGCTTTGTTGCAGCGGCGATTGCGTTCATTTTGAACTATGCTGCGTACTTCGCTGAAATCTTCAGGGGCGGGCTGCTTTCCATTGATAAAGGGCAACATGAGGCAGCGAAGGTACTTGGGTTAACGAAGTGGCAGACGATGACCAAAGTTATCATTCCTCAGATGATTCGTGTAGTATTGCCCGCAACGGCCAATGAGTCCATTACGTTGGTCAAGGATACGGCATTATTGTATGCTGTTGCTGTACCTGAGTTACTTTCTTATGCTCAAGGGATAGTGAATAGAGATGCTAAGTTGTTTCCTTTTTTCTTAGCAGCCATCATGTATCTGCTTATAACATTGGTGCTTACTTTGCTGTTCAAGGCATTGGAGAAGCGTTTTTCATATGAATAA
- a CDS encoding amino acid ABC transporter ATP-binding protein, translated as MTHIIEVDQLRKSFGALDVLKQVSFNVEPGEVIAVIGPSGSGKSTMLRSLIHLEDISGGTIRIQDQTLVDNGRYAGAADIRKITDRMGMVFQHFNLFPHLTVQANLELAPKTLKKESLAIIRQRSLELLGKVGLSDKADAYPANLSGGQKQRVAIARALMMQPDILLFDEPTSALDPELTGEVLRVIKQLAQENMTMMIVTHEMGFARDVADRVFFMDNGEIAEAGPPDQIFGNPKLARTRTFLQRVEVEG; from the coding sequence ATGACACATATAATAGAAGTAGATCAATTGAGAAAATCATTCGGTGCACTTGATGTACTGAAACAGGTATCCTTCAACGTGGAACCAGGCGAAGTAATTGCCGTGATCGGGCCTTCGGGTTCGGGGAAAAGTACGATGCTGCGCAGCCTGATTCATCTGGAGGATATTTCGGGCGGAACGATTCGCATTCAGGATCAGACGTTGGTCGATAATGGCCGTTACGCAGGTGCCGCAGATATTCGTAAGATTACGGATCGCATGGGGATGGTGTTCCAACATTTCAACTTGTTCCCGCATCTGACCGTACAGGCTAATCTGGAACTCGCACCAAAGACGTTGAAAAAAGAAAGCTTGGCAATCATCCGGCAGCGCAGTCTGGAATTACTCGGCAAAGTAGGTCTGTCGGACAAGGCCGATGCCTATCCAGCCAATCTGTCCGGTGGACAGAAACAGCGTGTTGCCATCGCTCGCGCACTGATGATGCAACCAGATATTCTCCTGTTCGATGAGCCGACGTCGGCGCTCGATCCCGAGCTGACGGGAGAGGTACTGCGTGTCATCAAACAGCTTGCGCAGGAAAACATGACCATGATGATTGTTACGCATGAGATGGGCTTTGCCCGTGACGTTGCGGATCGTGTATTTTTCATGGATAACGGGGAGATCGCAGAGGCGGGACCGCCAGATCAAATCTTCGGCAATCCAAAGCTTGCACGTACCCGGACGTTTTTGCAGCGGGTGGAAGTGGAAGGATAG
- a CDS encoding DUF4190 domain-containing protein → MEHRENDVNRYYNDTLPPPPYVAPAKTNSKSIVSLVLGILSLTIPYLGFLIGIVAIIFASLAFKEIRIRMEQGKGLAIAGLVCGIIGTAIYTVLIVLFLFVTMIFVGADSYSTY, encoded by the coding sequence TTGGAACATCGCGAGAATGATGTGAATCGTTACTATAACGACACATTACCACCACCGCCTTATGTAGCACCAGCCAAGACCAATAGCAAGTCGATTGTATCACTAGTTTTGGGGATTTTGTCCCTTACCATTCCTTACTTAGGATTCTTAATCGGAATCGTCGCTATCATATTTGCATCTTTAGCTTTCAAAGAAATCAGAATTCGTATGGAGCAAGGAAAAGGATTAGCCATTGCTGGTCTGGTATGTGGAATCATAGGCACAGCAATTTATACAGTCCTTATTGTGCTCTTTCTATTTGTAACCATGATTTTTGTTGGCGCTGATTCTTACTCTACATACTAG
- a CDS encoding YhgE/Pip domain-containing protein — MKSFHVFGQDLKSAFKKPKVFIPILVVLFIPVLYSGLFLNAFWDPYGKMNELPVAVVNTDQGAIYNDKSLEVGQNLVDELKKSDDFDWQFVTREQAEKGMQDNTYYMTIVIPEDFSTKATTLMDEHPEPADLIYEPNEGYNFLAGQIGGTAVKQIRSKVAAKVTESYTETLLDQVEKISGGLADAGDGAGQIHDGALKLDEGAATLKENLSKLAAGTDKLEKGVVPLKEGTSTLAQGIGDLHTGASALSSGLSQLAAAGTQLSDGATQAETGGKQLQAGIQSAQEGVAKLDAGLAASEEGSAKLTAGLQSSVEGSAKVSEGAKAVAQGLAQLAEASPELAASPAVQQLLAASQAVATGSEQVYQGGQQLVAGSQNLYVAQQQLHQGSSHLVQGEQHLVQGATQLSAGQEKLATGLQQFNSKLSKAAAGGAKLADGSGQLNAGASKLAAGVSQLTDGISTLADGSHKLDYGAGRLKEGTLKLTDGSGELSTKLNEAAEQTGSVKKTDELVTMYAEPVQVDEHKYNEVPNYGTGFSPYFLSLGLFVGALIATLVVPTRGSTVSEASGWNRFVSKTLAFTLMSAVQSLLASWLVLYGLGLNVQSVPLFLLFSFVTSLSFMYIIQALVTWLENPGRFLAILMLIFQLTTSAGTFPLELIPNWLKVFNPWLPMTYSVTGYKAVISSGQFGVAWDQIGILCIFAVIGLGGTLTYFLMHRTMENESLSSEVVIQL, encoded by the coding sequence ATGAAATCATTCCACGTATTTGGGCAGGATCTGAAGTCCGCCTTCAAGAAACCAAAAGTATTTATTCCGATTCTCGTTGTACTGTTCATTCCGGTGCTGTATAGCGGTCTGTTCCTCAATGCATTCTGGGACCCGTACGGCAAAATGAATGAATTACCTGTGGCTGTGGTCAACACGGATCAGGGCGCAATCTACAACGACAAATCACTGGAGGTCGGTCAGAATCTGGTTGATGAATTGAAAAAAAGCGATGATTTCGACTGGCAATTCGTGACTCGTGAACAAGCAGAAAAAGGTATGCAAGACAACACGTATTATATGACTATTGTGATTCCGGAGGACTTTTCCACCAAAGCAACAACCCTGATGGATGAGCACCCTGAGCCGGCAGATCTGATCTATGAACCCAATGAAGGATACAACTTCCTCGCAGGTCAGATTGGCGGGACGGCGGTCAAACAAATTCGCTCCAAAGTCGCTGCCAAAGTCACAGAATCGTATACCGAAACGCTATTAGATCAGGTAGAAAAAATCTCTGGCGGTTTGGCGGATGCCGGGGATGGCGCAGGTCAGATTCATGATGGTGCGCTTAAGCTGGATGAGGGTGCTGCTACATTAAAAGAGAACCTCTCTAAACTGGCCGCAGGAACCGATAAGCTGGAAAAAGGCGTAGTTCCGTTAAAGGAAGGTACATCTACTCTGGCCCAAGGCATTGGTGATCTCCATACTGGCGCGAGTGCCCTGTCCAGTGGCCTGTCCCAATTGGCAGCAGCAGGCACGCAGCTAAGTGATGGAGCAACCCAAGCCGAAACAGGCGGCAAACAGCTACAGGCGGGCATTCAATCTGCTCAGGAAGGCGTAGCTAAGTTGGATGCAGGACTGGCGGCTTCCGAGGAAGGCAGTGCGAAGCTGACGGCTGGGCTGCAAAGTTCTGTTGAGGGTAGCGCCAAAGTTAGCGAGGGTGCCAAAGCAGTTGCACAAGGGCTCGCCCAATTAGCTGAAGCCAGCCCGGAACTGGCCGCAAGTCCTGCTGTGCAGCAACTCCTGGCAGCAAGTCAGGCTGTAGCCACTGGCAGCGAACAAGTCTATCAGGGTGGACAGCAATTGGTCGCAGGCAGCCAAAACCTGTATGTTGCACAGCAACAACTGCATCAAGGCAGCAGTCATTTGGTACAGGGTGAACAACATCTTGTGCAAGGAGCTACCCAGTTATCCGCCGGACAAGAAAAGCTTGCGACTGGTCTACAACAGTTCAATTCCAAATTATCCAAAGCAGCCGCTGGTGGAGCCAAACTTGCGGATGGTTCAGGTCAATTGAATGCTGGTGCAAGCAAGTTGGCTGCGGGTGTAAGCCAGCTTACAGACGGAATCTCAACCCTTGCAGATGGGTCACATAAGCTCGATTACGGTGCCGGCCGATTAAAAGAAGGTACGCTCAAGCTAACGGACGGCTCTGGCGAACTTTCCACCAAGCTGAATGAAGCGGCTGAGCAGACGGGTAGTGTGAAAAAGACCGATGAACTGGTAACCATGTATGCAGAGCCTGTTCAGGTCGATGAGCATAAATATAACGAGGTACCTAACTACGGTACAGGATTCTCGCCATACTTCCTGTCCCTCGGGCTGTTTGTCGGGGCATTGATTGCGACATTGGTTGTGCCAACACGCGGCAGCACGGTTAGTGAGGCAAGTGGCTGGAATCGTTTTGTGAGTAAAACGCTGGCTTTCACGCTCATGAGTGCTGTGCAGTCTTTGCTTGCTTCATGGCTGGTCTTGTACGGTTTGGGTCTGAATGTTCAGAGCGTTCCGTTATTCCTCTTGTTCAGCTTTGTTACCAGTCTAAGCTTCATGTACATCATTCAGGCACTGGTAACATGGCTGGAGAATCCGGGTCGTTTCCTTGCGATTCTGATGCTGATCTTCCAGCTTACGACCAGCGCGGGCACCTTCCCGCTCGAACTGATTCCAAACTGGTTGAAGGTGTTTAACCCATGGTTGCCTATGACCTATTCCGTAACGGGTTATAAAGCAGTCATCTCAAGTGGACAGTTCGGCGTGGCTTGGGATCAGATCGGCATTCTGTGTATCTTTGCTGTGATTGGTCTCGGAGGAACCTTAACGTATTTCCTGATGCATCGCACCATGGAGAACGAAAGTCTTAGCAGTGAAGTCGTAATTCAATTGTAG
- a CDS encoding TetR/AcrR family transcriptional regulator codes for MKTIDRRQQVMDSAEKSFALFGYKATTMEQVARLANVGKGTIYTFFENKEELFSEILRSIIADMRQITEQTVKEENSFLDNVHMSMDSLLEYREQHELLIKLFQEVNEFGTPQAKEGLQTVETAILEYLERQVSRAMELEQIRRDDPKLVSFVLLKLYVTLTSDWNKAHPTLHKDQIKDFVGLFLKNGLSPT; via the coding sequence ATGAAAACGATAGATCGAAGGCAACAGGTGATGGACTCTGCCGAGAAATCCTTTGCCCTGTTTGGCTACAAGGCCACAACGATGGAGCAGGTTGCGAGACTTGCCAATGTGGGCAAGGGAACGATCTATACTTTTTTCGAAAATAAAGAAGAACTGTTCAGCGAGATTCTGCGCTCGATCATTGCAGACATGAGACAGATTACAGAGCAGACGGTGAAGGAAGAGAACTCCTTTCTGGATAACGTGCATATGAGTATGGATTCTTTGCTTGAGTATCGGGAGCAACACGAGCTGTTGATCAAGCTCTTTCAGGAGGTCAACGAGTTCGGTACGCCGCAAGCCAAGGAAGGTTTGCAGACAGTGGAGACAGCCATTCTCGAATACCTGGAGCGTCAGGTCAGTCGTGCCATGGAGTTGGAGCAGATTCGCAGGGATGATCCCAAATTGGTTTCTTTTGTCCTGCTGAAGCTGTATGTCACCTTAACCTCGGATTGGAACAAAGCGCATCCTACGCTGCACAAGGATCAGATCAAGGATTTTGTGGGCCTCTTTCTCAAGAATGGCTTATCCCCTACCTAG
- a CDS encoding HAMP domain-containing methyl-accepting chemotaxis protein, whose amino-acid sequence MPFFVKNLVISFGSITLIGIILITVAYQLQKNILVEQLHDQATVITQKWYDDLDTAKVAQAASEKSYTGPVQQEMKAYLDSIHEFYPNIAQAYIFGSELEQGNGTSIIAIPTNLLQPFEEGNLPAGAMYPLPENNVVVLEQMKEDGEPAFSDFYTDEYGTWTTLIYPINNADGSMYAALFFDVDASAVPKGLNELLTYGLMFLVGFLILFMVLQFILLKRTLLPIRNLMKGIEEVSTGNLNVNIQTGRDDLGIINEKFNAMIERFNTTMFKVQSTSTHLSNSSKQLLEISAKNNDNIQSISNNIREISTGLVSQDKATVENARAMTEMSTVVQTIASSSADVADEALSMEQRSSTGNVVMQQVIEQMRLISGAVQNTSNSIQSLENNSNQISNIVNLITEIAGQTNLLALNASIEAARAGEEGRGFAVVAGEVRNLAEQSQESAKQIRQLIEEIQRDIMQSSEAMHLGSQEVTKGLEVTQETGVFFENILNATNKVANQIQDISSSTEEISASTQEMSATADELSASVSKAANSTKRIEQSVAEQEASMASIVSASDELAEVSEQLQELISFFKVKEI is encoded by the coding sequence ATGCCTTTCTTTGTTAAAAATCTGGTGATCTCTTTCGGTAGCATTACCTTAATTGGTATTATCCTGATTACCGTGGCTTACCAGCTGCAAAAGAACATTCTGGTTGAACAGTTGCACGACCAGGCCACCGTCATCACCCAGAAATGGTACGATGATCTGGACACGGCCAAAGTCGCTCAAGCCGCCAGTGAAAAAAGCTACACCGGTCCTGTACAGCAGGAAATGAAAGCTTATCTCGATTCCATCCATGAGTTCTATCCAAACATCGCACAGGCTTACATTTTCGGTTCAGAACTTGAGCAAGGAAATGGAACGTCCATCATCGCGATTCCAACGAACCTGTTGCAACCATTCGAGGAAGGTAATCTGCCCGCAGGTGCCATGTACCCGCTGCCCGAGAATAACGTTGTGGTGCTGGAACAGATGAAAGAAGACGGAGAACCTGCCTTCAGTGATTTTTACACGGATGAGTACGGAACTTGGACTACACTAATCTATCCGATTAATAACGCAGATGGCTCCATGTACGCTGCTCTATTCTTCGATGTCGATGCAAGTGCCGTTCCAAAAGGACTTAATGAATTGCTTACGTATGGATTGATGTTCCTTGTTGGTTTCCTGATCCTGTTCATGGTGCTGCAATTTATTTTGCTAAAAAGAACGTTGCTGCCAATTCGCAACCTGATGAAAGGTATTGAAGAAGTCAGTACAGGTAATCTGAATGTTAACATTCAAACAGGCCGGGATGATCTGGGTATCATTAACGAGAAATTCAATGCCATGATCGAGCGATTTAACACGACGATGTTCAAGGTGCAAAGCACATCCACTCACCTCTCGAATTCGTCTAAACAACTATTGGAGATTTCAGCGAAAAACAACGATAATATTCAATCCATCAGTAATAATATTCGTGAAATATCCACTGGCTTGGTATCTCAGGACAAAGCCACCGTGGAGAACGCACGCGCCATGACAGAGATGTCAACGGTAGTGCAGACGATTGCGAGCAGTTCAGCCGATGTGGCTGACGAAGCGCTCAGTATGGAGCAACGTTCCAGTACAGGTAATGTGGTTATGCAGCAAGTTATTGAGCAGATGCGTCTGATCTCAGGTGCGGTGCAAAATACGTCAAACTCGATTCAGTCTTTGGAAAATAACTCGAACCAGATTAGCAACATTGTCAATCTGATCACAGAGATAGCCGGACAAACCAATTTGCTGGCGCTCAACGCATCGATTGAGGCGGCCCGCGCAGGTGAAGAAGGCAGAGGTTTTGCCGTTGTTGCAGGCGAGGTACGTAACCTGGCAGAGCAATCCCAGGAATCAGCGAAGCAAATCCGACAGTTGATTGAGGAAATTCAGCGGGATATCATGCAGTCTTCCGAAGCCATGCATTTGGGCTCTCAGGAAGTAACGAAAGGCTTGGAAGTTACGCAAGAGACTGGCGTATTCTTCGAAAACATTTTGAATGCGACAAATAAGGTGGCGAACCAGATTCAGGATATCTCCAGCTCTACTGAAGAGATCTCTGCAAGTACTCAAGAAATGTCCGCTACTGCGGATGAATTATCCGCAAGTGTCAGCAAGGCGGCGAACAGCACGAAACGCATCGAACAATCCGTTGCTGAACAAGAAGCCTCCATGGCTTCAATCGTCAGTGCCTCTGACGAACTGGCGGAAGTATCTGAGCAGTTGCAGGAGTTAATCTCGTTCTTCAAGGTAAAGGAAATCTAA
- a CDS encoding CotH kinase family protein, translated as MNILLRKVAVTALSVTMVTTSFGLIVSPNAAYAAESTATTTSADVTQAYESLFQTDNVIDVNVTIDDADWKSMLESPLDKDYKSVSVEVDGNKLDNVGFSTKGNLTLKAVASMEDSDRYSFRLKFDKYDKTQTLLGLDKMVLNNNYADPSYMREVLHYEALRSIGMDAPMTNYVNLYVNGELVGFYTGVEAVDDSYLERNYGEDYEEGVLYDTDEKSYLQYEEGSDYSTITKDLGTDKDKANLKTFIQTLNEMPEGEKGGIESVLDVDSALQYIAGNMVFGNYDSYNGDKGHNYMLYSDADGKFTVVPWDFNMSFNGYSGGGGRGTTTGSTTTNTNATNVSVDEPVLGISMENVPMINNLLAVPEYKEKYLSYVNELTDYMEGIQDRITGLADEIRPYVEADPTKFYTTEQFESNIAYSANADTAGGMGGTPPEGFEGMTPPEGMEGMTPPEGFEGMTPPDGTTPPTQPGATTGNGATDATTGTDNTQTRPGGNFGGGGMGSMAAGSLTTFALNRLANLQEQLGREVTPLPETSEETGSNTSSGATDKTITVTLDGKSITFPDQDPLQQSGRVMVPVNAILEAMGAEVTWDKTAKTVTAVLNDQTLVLKIGSSTATVNGETLEIDAPAIIQNSRTLVPVRFISEGLGLTVNWDQTAAQVSLTSK; from the coding sequence TTGAATATTTTATTACGAAAAGTTGCAGTAACGGCATTGTCCGTGACCATGGTAACGACATCTTTCGGTCTGATTGTAAGTCCGAATGCGGCATATGCCGCAGAGAGCACAGCGACAACCACGAGTGCAGACGTGACGCAAGCTTATGAATCGTTGTTCCAGACGGATAACGTCATTGATGTGAATGTAACGATTGATGATGCAGACTGGAAGAGCATGCTCGAAAGCCCGCTAGATAAGGATTATAAGAGTGTTAGTGTGGAAGTGGACGGCAACAAGCTGGACAACGTCGGTTTCTCAACCAAGGGGAATCTCACCTTGAAAGCTGTAGCTTCGATGGAAGATTCGGACCGTTACAGCTTCAGACTGAAGTTCGATAAGTACGACAAAACACAAACGCTGCTTGGACTGGACAAAATGGTACTGAACAACAACTACGCTGATCCATCGTATATGCGTGAGGTACTTCATTACGAAGCACTTCGTAGCATCGGCATGGATGCACCGATGACGAACTATGTTAATTTGTACGTTAACGGCGAGCTTGTTGGTTTCTATACTGGTGTTGAAGCGGTGGATGACAGCTATCTGGAGCGCAACTACGGTGAGGATTACGAAGAAGGCGTCCTCTATGATACGGATGAGAAGAGTTATCTTCAATATGAAGAGGGAAGCGACTACAGTACAATCACCAAAGACTTGGGTACGGATAAGGACAAAGCCAATCTCAAAACCTTCATCCAAACGCTGAACGAGATGCCAGAAGGTGAAAAAGGCGGTATCGAGAGTGTGCTGGACGTGGATTCGGCGCTTCAATATATTGCAGGCAACATGGTTTTCGGCAACTATGACAGCTATAACGGCGACAAAGGGCACAACTACATGCTCTACAGTGATGCCGATGGCAAGTTCACGGTTGTTCCTTGGGACTTCAACATGTCCTTCAACGGGTACTCGGGTGGAGGCGGACGCGGCACAACGACCGGATCAACCACGACCAACACCAATGCAACGAATGTATCTGTGGACGAGCCTGTATTGGGCATTAGCATGGAAAATGTACCGATGATTAACAACCTGCTTGCTGTGCCGGAGTATAAGGAAAAATATTTGAGCTACGTCAATGAACTGACGGATTATATGGAAGGCATTCAGGATCGTATCACTGGCCTTGCCGATGAAATTCGTCCTTATGTGGAAGCAGATCCAACGAAATTTTATACGACAGAACAGTTCGAATCCAACATCGCTTATTCTGCAAACGCAGACACAGCAGGTGGTATGGGCGGAACACCCCCAGAAGGATTTGAAGGCATGACCCCACCCGAAGGCATGGAAGGTATGACGCCGCCTGAAGGCTTCGAAGGAATGACACCTCCGGATGGAACAACACCTCCGACTCAGCCGGGTGCCACAACTGGAAACGGTGCAACAGATGCAACAACGGGTACAGACAATACGCAGACACGCCCTGGCGGTAACTTTGGCGGCGGAGGCATGGGCTCTATGGCTGCCGGATCACTGACGACATTTGCACTGAACCGTCTAGCGAATCTGCAAGAGCAACTTGGACGTGAAGTGACACCTTTGCCTGAGACTTCGGAAGAAACTGGTTCGAATACTTCATCCGGAGCAACGGACAAAACCATTACCGTGACACTCGATGGTAAATCGATTACATTCCCGGATCAGGACCCGCTGCAGCAAAGTGGCCGAGTAATGGTGCCTGTGAATGCAATCCTCGAAGCAATGGGGGCAGAAGTAACTTGGGACAAAACGGCGAAGACGGTAACAGCCGTTCTGAATGACCAAACCCTTGTGCTCAAGATCGGAAGCAGCACCGCAACCGTAAATGGGGAGACACTCGAAATTGATGCACCAGCGATTATTCAAAACAGTCGCACACTCGTGCCTGTACGCTTCATCTCAGAAGGACTGGGATTGACCGTGAATTGGGATCAAACCGCTGCACAAGTAAGCCTTACATCCAAATAA
- a CDS encoding NADP-dependent oxidoreductase, with amino-acid sequence MKAIQVHQYGGPETLQFEQEVHIPEPAAGEVLVRIQYAGAIPLDWKIRNGWLQDVFVKRLPYTPGTAMSGIVESVGEGVDSFQPGDRVFGNVNGSYAEYGMAPAQDLVHMPDDLSFEDAATIKGGAEAAWKALFTEGELEAGQTVLIHAAAGGVGQYAVQLAKWKGAHVIATASGANVDFVASLGADQVIDYKTTLFEEQVSHVDLVVEAVGGEIEDRSWGVLKRGGKLVSLTQLPSAEKAAQYGVTAKFNSKFPTSEDLYTIAQLMAEGSLRSEIDSIFPLSEANQAHAKSESRHGRGRILLKVQSV; translated from the coding sequence ATGAAAGCTATTCAAGTTCATCAATACGGGGGTCCAGAGACATTACAGTTCGAACAGGAAGTCCATATACCCGAGCCAGCTGCCGGAGAAGTTTTGGTACGCATTCAGTATGCCGGAGCCATTCCGCTGGACTGGAAGATTCGTAACGGCTGGTTGCAGGACGTATTTGTCAAAAGGCTACCTTATACACCCGGAACGGCCATGTCTGGCATCGTCGAATCCGTGGGAGAAGGTGTCGATTCCTTCCAGCCGGGAGATCGCGTTTTTGGTAATGTGAACGGAAGTTATGCCGAGTATGGTATGGCTCCTGCTCAGGATTTGGTGCATATGCCAGACGATCTGAGTTTTGAGGATGCTGCGACCATCAAAGGCGGAGCCGAAGCTGCATGGAAAGCATTGTTCACCGAGGGTGAGCTGGAAGCCGGACAAACGGTTCTGATCCATGCTGCTGCGGGTGGTGTTGGACAATACGCAGTACAGCTAGCCAAATGGAAAGGTGCTCACGTTATTGCTACAGCTTCAGGGGCCAATGTTGACTTTGTTGCTTCATTGGGTGCTGATCAAGTGATTGATTACAAGACAACCTTGTTTGAAGAGCAGGTAAGCCATGTTGATCTGGTTGTTGAAGCTGTTGGTGGAGAGATCGAAGATCGCTCATGGGGTGTTCTAAAACGTGGAGGAAAACTGGTATCGTTGACTCAACTGCCTTCTGCCGAAAAAGCAGCGCAGTATGGCGTTACCGCCAAGTTTAATTCCAAATTTCCGACATCCGAGGATCTCTACACGATTGCTCAGCTTATGGCTGAGGGTTCCCTTCGTTCAGAGATTGATTCCATCTTTCCTCTAAGTGAAGCTAATCAAGCGCATGCCAAAAGTGAGTCCAGACATGGACGTGGCCGAATTTTACTGAAAGTTCAATCCGTCTAA